One region of Bacteroidota bacterium genomic DNA includes:
- a CDS encoding T9SS type A sorting domain-containing protein, translating into MRKIIPILILLAILGFTISAFASPKGISVAKVTGTDIGSNVVFTNPYPPHGNMNVFAGTFAGTIDSNTASFYCTDLAHYLAIFPPHTYVDSGYAGSYISYILKNYYPTKTYPYAGAMNTVQKEAAAIQLAIWIFSDGLDYSTINNAPIRDRAKEIEDDALLHAGVTTPVQTLVLTPISLLNYCDVKDTVKVRVLDENGNPVSGTTVTFSITSGTLSAASGVTGADGYTPRVIITKGTDSTATFTARAKVKMTPGTLYIHGTDPANYQKLVCAKPCFGYQRVMATITCNASSPGGAGGVESSYNMAEALLQRHIKIENGETSMMVSNQNDFFSITYPLNTVIPISGPFSTTATVVTPFDILGISNATSAYAVDYKYGNGQRVGSIFSTTTNAPNIYSHSKVICDRLSGSELRNISIENLGDKEFYMAELANYKNHTVDYSISFSIYETGSGLVVDNKWTIPEYTAPAGTTNIYNFQCWGANREMAIELVKKVLAKYESLQSVRYSTTPLKNPDVYLKQAKYTNDGKIKFTFNNTTANTVSVPFTFVITSQQGLPANTVNQTISVPSGEYTYTFNSLGYLSSASVTLTNSTEFKDAAFVGGGVYGGFAGSASTVSTFTNLIVSGTPTVPANSLVFTGGARLTGTLNDKLYISRSLDASYGGVDLRNCSKIRFEVQGAGTMAVYLEAKVNGNYVYPYVNIPVTSSFTTKEINLSSFIVNGQPVDLSSVSMITYQMDKGSNPSLNNVDFSVRNAVVIANSVGIGENNGTVKDFSLSQNYPNPFNPVTKISYSIPSKEFVSLKVFDVLGKEVAVLVNETKSTGIYEAIFDASKLSSGVYFYKLETSSFSDVKRMIVTK; encoded by the coding sequence ATGAGAAAAATTATCCCCATTTTAATTCTCCTTGCAATTTTAGGTTTTACAATCTCTGCGTTTGCCTCTCCAAAAGGCATCTCAGTGGCTAAAGTTACAGGCACGGATATTGGTAGTAATGTTGTCTTTACAAATCCTTATCCCCCACATGGAAACATGAATGTTTTCGCAGGGACTTTTGCAGGCACAATCGATTCCAACACTGCATCTTTCTACTGCACGGATCTGGCACACTATCTTGCAATTTTCCCTCCGCATACTTATGTGGATTCAGGTTATGCAGGTTCTTACATTTCTTACATTTTAAAGAATTATTACCCAACAAAAACTTATCCTTATGCAGGTGCGATGAACACTGTGCAGAAAGAGGCTGCAGCAATTCAATTGGCTATCTGGATATTCAGCGACGGACTTGATTATTCCACAATCAATAATGCGCCAATAAGAGACAGAGCTAAAGAAATTGAAGACGATGCTCTTCTTCATGCAGGCGTTACAACTCCTGTTCAGACTTTAGTTCTTACACCAATTAGCTTACTTAATTACTGTGATGTAAAAGATACAGTAAAAGTGAGAGTGCTGGATGAAAACGGAAATCCTGTTTCAGGCACAACCGTTACTTTCTCAATTACTTCAGGCACATTATCTGCCGCATCCGGAGTGACCGGAGCAGACGGATATACACCAAGAGTTATTATTACAAAAGGAACAGATTCAACTGCTACTTTTACCGCAAGGGCAAAAGTAAAAATGACACCGGGTACATTATATATTCACGGAACAGACCCAGCTAACTATCAGAAACTTGTATGCGCAAAGCCATGCTTCGGGTACCAGAGAGTAATGGCAACAATTACATGTAATGCTTCAAGTCCCGGAGGAGCAGGCGGTGTAGAATCCTCCTACAATATGGCTGAAGCTTTATTACAAAGACATATTAAAATAGAAAACGGCGAGACATCAATGATGGTCTCTAACCAGAATGATTTCTTTTCGATAACATATCCTCTGAACACCGTTATCCCAATAAGCGGACCGTTCAGTACAACTGCGACTGTAGTTACTCCGTTTGATATTCTCGGAATTTCAAATGCAACTTCAGCTTACGCAGTTGATTACAAGTACGGAAACGGACAGAGAGTCGGTTCGATATTCTCAACAACAACAAACGCTCCGAATATCTACAGTCACTCAAAAGTTATCTGTGACAGATTATCAGGTTCAGAGCTGAGAAATATTTCTATCGAAAATTTAGGTGATAAAGAATTCTACATGGCAGAGCTTGCCAATTACAAAAATCACACAGTAGATTATTCAATATCATTCAGCATTTATGAAACAGGTTCAGGGCTTGTAGTCGATAACAAATGGACTATCCCTGAATACACTGCACCTGCCGGCACAACAAATATTTACAACTTCCAGTGCTGGGGCGCAAACAGAGAGATGGCTATCGAGCTTGTGAAAAAGGTTCTTGCAAAGTATGAATCATTACAGTCAGTAAGATACTCAACAACTCCGTTAAAAAATCCTGATGTATATCTCAAACAAGCAAAATACACAAACGACGGCAAGATAAAATTCACATTCAATAATACAACTGCAAATACAGTGAGCGTTCCGTTCACATTTGTAATAACTTCACAGCAAGGCTTACCTGCTAATACAGTTAACCAGACAATCAGCGTACCATCAGGGGAGTACACATATACTTTCAATTCTCTTGGCTACTTATCAAGCGCATCTGTTACTTTGACAAACTCAACTGAGTTCAAAGATGCAGCATTTGTAGGCGGCGGTGTTTACGGCGGATTTGCAGGCTCAGCCAGCACAGTATCTACGTTCACAAACTTAATCGTATCAGGTACGCCTACAGTTCCTGCCAACTCATTAGTATTCACAGGCGGGGCAAGATTGACCGGTACATTAAACGATAAGCTTTATATCTCACGTTCACTCGATGCATCATACGGCGGAGTTGATTTAAGAAACTGTTCAAAAATAAGATTCGAAGTACAGGGCGCTGGAACAATGGCTGTATATCTTGAAGCCAAAGTTAACGGTAACTATGTTTACCCTTATGTCAACATTCCTGTAACAAGCTCATTCACAACTAAAGAAATTAATCTCAGTTCATTCATAGTAAACGGTCAGCCCGTTGATTTAAGCAGCGTATCCATGATTACATACCAGATGGATAAAGGCAGCAATCCTTCTTTAAACAATGTAGATTTCTCAGTCCGCAATGCAGTTGTTATCGCTAACAGCGTAGGCATCGGTGAGAATAACGGAACCGTGAAGGACTTCTCGCTTTCACAGAATTATCCTAATCCGTTCAACCCGGTCACAAAAATTTCTTACAGCATTCCGTCAAAGGAATTTGTATCGCTGAAAGTATTCGATGTGCTCGGCAAGGAAGTGGCTGTACTTGTAAACGAAACTAAATCAACAGGTATATACGAAGCTATCTTTGATGCTTCAAAGCTTTCAAGCGGAGTTTATTTCTATAAGCTTGAAACTTCGAGCTTTTCAGATGTAAAACGTATGATTGTAACGAAATAA